Proteins encoded by one window of Xanthomonas sp. DAR 80977:
- a CDS encoding TonB-dependent receptor has product MQSRTARRKTPVTLLALSIGLALQAGIVQAQDVPAQDPAPATTGSTEPATQLDTVTVTGYRASVEKALDLKRGETGMVDAIVAEDIANFPDLNLAESLQRIPGVVITRDAGEGRNISVRGLGPDFTRVRVNGMEALTTVGGSDQSGGSNRSRGFDFNVFASDLFTQLVVRKTASADVEEGSLGATVDLKTARPFDYDGFTLAASGQASYNDMAEKADPRVAGLIANTWADGTFGALLSVAYSERQILEEGSNSGRWANGPSNGNFSAASPFAAARSADVFHPRFPRYTLMEHEQKRTGVTGSLQWKPGKDTEFSLDGLYSKIDAKRTEKYIEAISFSRGASQGGKPQTIVKNGYIDPNTGALLYGEFDDVDIRSEQRYDEWNTVFKQLTLNGEHKFSDVFKIDGQIGTSSSKHENPIQTTIIMDKLNVDGYSYDYRGNSRSPVFNYGVDPTDGSGWTLAEIRLRPQYVENTFDTGSLNFEWTLGPGFSLRGGVLAKDYTFKTKELRRASEVSVPTFAGGTRIVPINMTELASLGGVSGHPGSWVVPDLDAVANALDIYSGTGTFALAERAVNTRSVEEKDRGAWLMGQFGFDIGPVPVNGNLGVRYVKTKQESTGYATVGSALVQTTVNREYNDTLPSLNLVAEISPDFLVRFGAAKVMSRPGLGSLTPGVTVNVSGGARTVSGGNPDLEPIRAKTADLGFEWYFQEGAMLGLAVFYKDIDSFVQTTRVVQPYSSSGLPASLLEGTGASVTDDFVFSVPLNTPGGDLKGAEFNYTQPFAFLPGKWSNLGLQLNYTYVDSKIQYLTSTGAASLETDLTGLSKNSYNGTLFYEGEQLSARVSYTHRDKYLTQVPATETGFDVHGMTAVNTVDASISWKIDDHLELSLEGINLTNEPSDEWVGSTSQLPLQYSETGRQYLLGVRYKF; this is encoded by the coding sequence ATGCAATCTCGTACCGCACGCCGGAAGACACCGGTTACCTTGCTCGCGCTCTCGATCGGTCTGGCCCTGCAGGCCGGCATCGTCCAGGCACAGGACGTCCCCGCGCAGGACCCCGCGCCCGCCACCACCGGCTCCACGGAACCGGCCACCCAGCTCGACACGGTCACCGTCACCGGCTACCGCGCCAGCGTGGAGAAGGCGCTGGACCTCAAGCGCGGCGAGACCGGCATGGTCGACGCCATCGTGGCCGAGGACATCGCCAACTTCCCCGACCTCAACCTGGCCGAATCGCTGCAGCGCATCCCCGGCGTGGTCATCACCCGCGACGCCGGCGAAGGCCGCAACATCTCGGTGCGCGGCCTCGGCCCGGACTTCACCCGGGTGCGGGTCAACGGCATGGAAGCGCTGACCACGGTCGGCGGCTCGGACCAGTCCGGCGGCTCCAACCGCAGCCGCGGCTTCGACTTCAACGTGTTCGCCTCGGACCTGTTCACCCAGCTGGTGGTGCGCAAGACCGCCTCGGCCGACGTCGAGGAAGGCTCGCTCGGCGCCACCGTGGACCTGAAGACCGCGCGCCCGTTCGACTACGACGGCTTCACCCTGGCCGCCAGCGGCCAGGCCAGCTACAACGACATGGCCGAGAAGGCCGACCCGCGCGTGGCCGGGCTGATCGCCAACACCTGGGCCGACGGCACCTTCGGCGCGCTGCTGTCGGTGGCGTACTCGGAGCGGCAGATCCTGGAAGAGGGCAGCAACAGCGGGCGCTGGGCCAACGGCCCGAGCAACGGCAACTTCAGCGCCGCCTCGCCGTTCGCCGCCGCGCGCAGCGCCGACGTGTTCCACCCGCGCTTCCCGCGCTACACGCTGATGGAGCACGAGCAGAAGCGCACCGGCGTGACCGGCTCGCTGCAGTGGAAGCCGGGCAAGGACACCGAGTTCTCGCTGGACGGCCTGTATTCCAAGATCGACGCCAAGCGCACCGAGAAGTACATCGAGGCGATCTCCTTCAGCCGCGGCGCCTCGCAGGGCGGCAAGCCGCAGACCATCGTCAAGAACGGCTACATCGACCCGAACACCGGCGCGCTGCTGTACGGCGAGTTCGACGATGTGGATATCCGCTCCGAGCAGCGCTACGACGAGTGGAATACCGTGTTCAAGCAGCTCACCCTCAACGGCGAGCACAAGTTCAGCGACGTGTTCAAGATCGACGGCCAGATCGGTACCTCCAGCTCCAAGCACGAGAACCCGATCCAGACCACCATCATCATGGACAAGCTCAACGTCGACGGTTACTCGTACGACTACCGCGGCAACAGCCGCTCGCCGGTGTTCAACTACGGCGTGGATCCCACCGACGGCAGCGGCTGGACCCTGGCCGAGATCCGCCTGCGTCCGCAGTACGTGGAAAACACCTTCGACACCGGCAGCCTGAACTTCGAGTGGACCCTGGGCCCGGGCTTCAGCCTGCGCGGCGGCGTGCTGGCCAAGGACTACACGTTCAAGACCAAGGAACTGCGCCGCGCGTCGGAAGTGTCGGTGCCGACCTTCGCCGGCGGCACCCGCATCGTGCCGATCAACATGACCGAACTGGCCAGCCTCGGCGGCGTCAGCGGCCATCCCGGCAGCTGGGTGGTGCCGGACCTGGACGCGGTGGCCAACGCGCTGGACATCTACAGCGGCACCGGTACCTTCGCCCTGGCCGAGCGCGCAGTGAACACGCGCAGCGTCGAGGAGAAGGACCGCGGCGCCTGGTTGATGGGCCAGTTCGGCTTCGACATCGGCCCGGTGCCGGTCAACGGCAACCTCGGCGTGCGCTACGTCAAGACCAAACAGGAATCCACCGGCTACGCCACCGTCGGCAGCGCGCTGGTGCAGACCACGGTCAACCGCGAGTACAACGACACGCTGCCCTCGCTGAACCTGGTCGCCGAGATCTCGCCGGACTTCCTGGTGCGCTTCGGCGCGGCCAAGGTGATGTCGCGCCCGGGCCTGGGCAGCCTGACCCCGGGCGTCACGGTCAACGTCTCCGGCGGTGCGCGCACCGTCAGCGGCGGCAACCCAGACCTGGAGCCGATCCGCGCCAAGACTGCCGACCTGGGCTTCGAGTGGTACTTCCAGGAAGGCGCGATGCTGGGCCTGGCGGTGTTCTACAAGGACATCGACAGCTTCGTGCAGACCACCCGCGTGGTGCAGCCGTACTCGTCCAGCGGCCTGCCGGCCAGCCTGCTCGAGGGCACCGGCGCAAGCGTCACCGACGACTTCGTGTTCAGCGTGCCGCTCAACACCCCGGGCGGCGACCTGAAGGGCGCCGAGTTCAACTACACCCAGCCCTTCGCGTTCCTGCCGGGCAAGTGGAGCAACCTCGGCCTGCAGCTGAACTACACCTACGTCGATTCGAAGATCCAGTACCTGACCTCGACCGGTGCCGCTTCGCTGGAAACCGACCTGACCGGCCTGTCCAAGAACTCGTACAACGGCACCCTGTTCTACGAAGGCGAGCAGCTCAGCGCGCGCGTGTCCTACACCCACCGCGACAAGTACCTGACCCAGGTGCCGGCCACCGAAACCGGCTTCGACGTGCACGGCATGACCGCGGTCAACACGGTGGACGCCTCGATCAGCTGGAAGATCGACGACCACCTGGAGCTGAGCCTGGAAGGCATCAACCTGACCAACGAACCGTCCGACGAATGGGTCGGCTCGACCTCGCAGCTGCCCTTGCAGTACAGCGAGACCGGCCGCCAGTACCTGCTGGGCGTGCGCTACAAGTTCTGA
- a CDS encoding LamG-like jellyroll fold domain-containing protein, whose protein sequence is MAHCLAILSCLAPPAFAAPTTTAPDLLFRVSADHGFDADIAQGDAKPNFRDKVALVPTGVKGQAIEWADDGVLAWNAPGNLYTQRGTLSFFWRSRYPVGEAPFVIFRVGYADHSSWDMAWLRIDWNGHGFDAFVTDANLARTRVSFTLDKNPSASAWTHLAFAWDETRGVRLYVDGKEAARVDCAQACADGGSLDFDAALDQLGLAGRVMAPHQVQSRYNFLRGSDVDEIRVYDRMLDAAGAAALARQQEPRSAEAPPEPAARNAWLHRYGWDHGRAPPVLDAPSTRIRKVEFADAKDLKQWMWKATDGIAETTWPGVYNRSRLPGRDDYFQLPDWNVYVEGGKALDLALPDEPFNRIELRGAAYGQASYAAAGETPAPLFQRSQGTVRSVDQFERRRGGHLRFTNTAQETPIQEIWAYDVSAGAPPSAPSATLSYTVRSDIAPDYANLAALRGYIAGRYPPAERSTVVALPSKAPARKRGDEKPATPPLPIVHVLIPSSLGDAPPDQPLMRSWSYGWENMHDGMDGIAIDLPALDLPATHDGLIPLNLRVKDPIWPARDMLDVSVSVKPGQARTLWLDLRDRILGNDSLMLSIASAAPGFDARALDGTQIRLLFKPRDQAKAEHIADRFNQVKDNWGFLVEEHTTSKRQLLYARLDADINDLLRVDPDNALGREYWNDISYGNQGALPVQLPTPPKGVPAWAFWQLEDLKATRRYINWWIDQRQVAYGDFGGGISDDSDLTQQWPGVALMGVDPDKLNASLTALSDANYRNGMFTDGLSTIETDELHSYEEGININSAMLYLNWGDPLTVERLMRTVKAFDRIIQVNPQGHLLFASNWFGGRKVYREPNWQWQKPYSFPILHPAMLLGGYNADPNSRRIVTGLADGYLAHAYTNAKGQWALPNEINWKTGKTRGGDLFEGSGGADTLHTFWAAYRWTGEARYLKPIDYRVANAGPNGLSLLNENVLDVLGKRDSWGADLAKAAADANAGDTPDFANHVAWEQNGDPRWLETLYRAETRDKLQSFYMNTEGHWWSDRVESPTVNLQRARLGGVALKRNQTYPGHTVSWRFADPEGAVQVALLLPKPRQDRFTVIGYNTSGKLQRAQMTGWNVAAGQWRMRSGLDRDGDGRIDGKPATREFAFEKSGAVDVEFPAGKTVVMEFELIAPAAVPVEQRPDLGIGRGDVRVTGDAIEVTVHSLGHADAPAGFVVLEDARGRELARVAFAALEAPRDLEPRTANVRLVVPRSGAKGGRLRVVTENEIAEVTQLNNSTQLP, encoded by the coding sequence ATGGCCCACTGCCTGGCCATCCTGTCCTGCCTGGCACCCCCCGCCTTCGCCGCACCCACCACCACCGCCCCCGACCTCCTGTTCCGCGTCTCCGCTGACCACGGCTTCGACGCCGACATCGCCCAGGGCGACGCAAAACCCAACTTCCGCGACAAGGTCGCCCTCGTCCCCACCGGCGTCAAAGGCCAGGCGATCGAATGGGCCGACGACGGCGTGCTCGCCTGGAACGCCCCCGGCAACCTCTACACCCAACGCGGCACGCTGTCCTTCTTCTGGCGCTCACGCTATCCGGTGGGCGAAGCGCCGTTCGTGATCTTCCGCGTCGGCTACGCCGACCACAGCAGCTGGGACATGGCCTGGTTGCGCATCGACTGGAACGGCCACGGCTTCGACGCCTTCGTCACCGACGCCAACCTGGCGCGCACCCGCGTGTCGTTCACCCTCGACAAGAACCCAAGCGCCAGCGCCTGGACCCACCTCGCCTTCGCCTGGGACGAAACCCGCGGCGTGCGCCTGTACGTGGACGGCAAGGAAGCCGCGCGCGTCGACTGCGCGCAGGCCTGCGCCGACGGCGGCTCGCTCGACTTCGACGCCGCGCTCGACCAACTCGGCCTGGCCGGGCGGGTGATGGCCCCGCACCAGGTGCAGAGCCGCTACAACTTCCTGCGCGGCAGCGACGTCGACGAGATCCGCGTCTACGACCGCATGCTCGACGCCGCCGGCGCCGCGGCCCTGGCGCGCCAGCAGGAACCGCGCAGCGCCGAAGCGCCGCCCGAGCCCGCCGCGCGCAACGCCTGGCTGCACCGCTACGGCTGGGACCACGGCCGCGCACCGCCCGTGCTGGACGCACCATCCACCCGCATCCGCAAGGTCGAGTTCGCCGACGCCAAGGACCTCAAGCAGTGGATGTGGAAGGCCACCGACGGCATCGCCGAGACCACCTGGCCCGGCGTCTACAACCGCTCGCGCCTGCCCGGCCGCGACGACTACTTCCAGCTGCCGGACTGGAACGTCTACGTCGAAGGCGGCAAGGCGCTGGACCTGGCGCTACCGGACGAACCGTTCAACCGCATCGAACTGCGCGGCGCCGCCTACGGCCAGGCCAGCTACGCCGCCGCCGGCGAAACACCCGCGCCGCTGTTCCAGCGCAGCCAAGGCACCGTGCGCAGCGTCGACCAGTTCGAACGCCGCCGCGGCGGCCACCTGCGCTTCACCAACACCGCGCAGGAAACCCCGATCCAGGAAATCTGGGCCTACGACGTCAGCGCCGGCGCACCGCCGTCCGCTCCCAGCGCCACCCTCAGCTACACCGTGCGCAGCGACATCGCACCCGACTACGCCAACCTCGCCGCGCTACGCGGCTACATCGCCGGCCGCTATCCGCCGGCCGAACGCAGCACCGTGGTCGCGCTGCCGAGCAAGGCGCCGGCGCGCAAGCGCGGCGATGAAAAACCCGCTACGCCGCCGCTGCCCATCGTGCACGTGCTGATCCCCTCCAGCCTCGGCGACGCCCCGCCGGACCAACCGCTGATGCGCAGCTGGTCCTACGGCTGGGAGAACATGCACGACGGCATGGACGGCATCGCCATCGACCTGCCGGCGCTGGACCTGCCCGCCACCCACGATGGCCTGATCCCGCTCAACCTCCGCGTCAAGGACCCGATCTGGCCGGCGCGCGACATGCTCGACGTGTCGGTGTCGGTCAAACCCGGCCAGGCGCGCACGCTGTGGCTGGACCTGCGCGACCGCATCCTCGGCAACGACAGCCTGATGCTCAGCATCGCCTCCGCCGCGCCGGGCTTCGATGCGCGCGCGCTGGACGGCACGCAGATCCGCCTGCTGTTCAAGCCGCGCGACCAGGCAAAGGCCGAACACATCGCCGACCGCTTCAACCAGGTCAAGGACAACTGGGGCTTCCTGGTCGAGGAACACACCACCTCCAAGCGCCAGTTGCTGTACGCGCGCCTGGATGCCGACATCAACGACCTGCTGCGCGTGGACCCGGACAACGCGCTCGGCCGCGAATACTGGAACGACATCAGCTACGGCAACCAGGGCGCGCTGCCGGTGCAGCTGCCCACCCCGCCCAAGGGCGTGCCGGCCTGGGCGTTCTGGCAGCTGGAAGACCTCAAGGCCACGCGCCGCTATATCAACTGGTGGATCGACCAGCGCCAGGTGGCCTACGGCGATTTCGGCGGCGGCATCTCCGACGATTCCGACCTCACCCAGCAATGGCCCGGCGTGGCCCTGATGGGCGTGGACCCGGACAAGCTCAACGCCTCGCTCACCGCGCTGTCCGACGCCAACTACCGCAACGGCATGTTCACCGACGGCCTGTCCACCATCGAGACCGACGAACTGCATTCCTACGAGGAAGGCATCAACATCAACAGCGCCATGCTCTACCTCAACTGGGGCGACCCGCTGACGGTGGAGCGGCTGATGCGCACGGTGAAGGCCTTCGACCGCATCATCCAGGTCAACCCGCAAGGCCACCTGCTGTTCGCCAGCAACTGGTTCGGCGGGCGCAAGGTCTACCGCGAGCCGAACTGGCAGTGGCAGAAACCCTACTCGTTCCCGATCCTGCACCCAGCCATGCTGCTCGGCGGCTACAACGCCGATCCCAACAGCCGCCGCATCGTCACCGGCCTGGCCGACGGCTACCTGGCCCACGCCTACACCAACGCCAAGGGCCAATGGGCGCTGCCCAACGAGATCAACTGGAAAACCGGCAAGACCCGCGGCGGCGACCTGTTCGAAGGCAGCGGCGGCGCCGACACCCTGCACACCTTCTGGGCCGCCTACCGCTGGACCGGCGAGGCGCGCTACCTCAAGCCCATCGACTACCGCGTGGCCAACGCCGGCCCCAACGGCCTGTCGCTGCTCAACGAAAACGTCCTCGACGTGCTCGGCAAGCGCGACAGTTGGGGCGCCGACCTCGCCAAGGCGGCGGCCGACGCGAACGCTGGCGACACCCCGGACTTCGCCAATCATGTCGCCTGGGAACAGAACGGCGACCCCCGCTGGCTGGAAACCCTGTACCGCGCCGAGACCCGCGACAAGCTGCAGAGCTTCTACATGAACACCGAAGGCCACTGGTGGAGCGACCGCGTCGAATCGCCCACCGTGAACCTGCAGCGCGCCCGCCTGGGCGGCGTGGCCCTCAAGCGCAACCAGACCTACCCCGGCCACACCGTCAGCTGGCGCTTCGCCGACCCCGAAGGCGCCGTGCAGGTCGCCCTGCTGCTGCCCAAACCGCGCCAGGACCGCTTCACCGTCATTGGCTACAACACCAGCGGCAAGCTGCAGCGGGCGCAGATGACCGGCTGGAACGTCGCCGCCGGGCAATGGCGCATGCGTTCGGGCCTCGATCGCGATGGCGACGGACGCATCGACGGCAAGCCCGCCACGCGCGAATTCGCGTTCGAGAAGAGCGGGGCGGTGGACGTGGAATTCCCGGCCGGCAAGACGGTGGTGATGGAATTTGAATTGATCGCGCCTGCCGCGGTGCCGGTCGAACAGCGGCCGGATCTGGGAATCGGGCGTGGCGATGTGCGGGTGACTGGCGACGCCATCGAGGTCACCGTGCACAGCCTGGGCCATGCGGATGCGCCGGCGGGATTCGTGGTGCTGGAAGACGCGCGTGGCCGGGAACTGGCGCGGGTGGCGTTTGCTGCTTTGGAGGCGCCGCGGGATTTGGAGCCGCGGACTGCGAATGTGCGGTTAGTGGTACCTCGCAGTGGCGCCAAGGGCGGCCGATTGCGGGTGGTGACGGAAAATGAGATTGCAGAGGTTACGCAACTCAATAACTCGACGCAGCTGCCTTGA
- a CDS encoding type I restriction endonuclease, with protein sequence MDFIDQLRLLAARIVSTRAMIQTEEATKNAMVMPLIQILGYNVFDPLEVTPEIVADIGTKKGEKVDYAILRDGKPIILFECKKAGGDLSINHAAQLFRYFHVTEARFGVLTNGLLYRFFTDLEQPNKMDEKPFFEFNILDFKERDVDELKKFAKTAFDLDAILTTANELKYTRAIQTRLAEWMAQPSEEFVRLVSSDLIGTRRFTPAVRDQFTFITRRAFEQLVGEKINERLKGAMSPESLSVPDLVQAPVAATAEAAVPPSTAEPQSVTSQEEVEGFHIVRAIVRELVSTKRIVMRDAMSYCAILLDDNNRRPICRLRFNNLEKLKLGLFNQNKEEEIVNIESPDDIYNHAEQIRSMVSSYLPRE encoded by the coding sequence ATGGACTTTATTGACCAACTGCGCCTGCTCGCTGCGCGTATCGTTAGCACGCGCGCGATGATTCAAACCGAAGAGGCCACCAAGAACGCAATGGTGATGCCTCTGATCCAGATCCTTGGATACAACGTCTTCGACCCACTCGAAGTCACGCCAGAGATCGTGGCCGATATCGGCACCAAGAAAGGCGAGAAGGTCGATTACGCCATCTTGCGCGACGGCAAGCCAATCATCTTGTTCGAGTGCAAGAAAGCAGGCGGTGACCTAAGCATCAACCATGCGGCGCAACTCTTTCGCTACTTCCATGTGACCGAAGCGCGCTTTGGCGTGCTCACCAATGGATTGCTCTATCGGTTCTTCACCGATCTGGAGCAGCCCAACAAGATGGACGAAAAGCCATTCTTCGAGTTCAACATCCTCGACTTCAAGGAACGCGATGTCGATGAACTCAAAAAGTTCGCGAAGACCGCATTCGATCTGGACGCGATACTGACCACGGCGAACGAGCTGAAATATACGCGGGCCATTCAGACACGCCTCGCCGAATGGATGGCGCAACCATCCGAAGAGTTCGTGCGGCTTGTTTCTTCAGATCTAATCGGGACGCGCAGATTCACGCCAGCAGTGAGAGATCAGTTCACGTTTATCACTCGCCGCGCTTTCGAGCAGCTCGTTGGCGAGAAAATAAACGAGCGGCTGAAAGGCGCTATGTCGCCGGAGTCCCTATCGGTTCCCGACCTTGTTCAGGCGCCAGTCGCTGCCACAGCAGAGGCGGCGGTTCCGCCATCCACGGCAGAGCCGCAGTCGGTAACGTCTCAGGAAGAGGTGGAGGGGTTCCATATCGTTCGCGCAATCGTGCGGGAGCTGGTCAGCACCAAGCGTATCGTCATGCGGGATGCGATGAGCTACTGCGCGATTCTCCTTGACGACAACAACAGAAGGCCCATTTGCAGGTTACGCTTTAACAATCTGGAAAAGCTCAAGCTCGGTTTGTTCAATCAGAACAAGGAAGAAGAGATTGTCAACATCGAATCGCCAGATGACATCTACAACCATGCCGAGCAAATTAGGTCGATGGTGTCGTCATATTTGCCGCGTGAGTAA
- a CDS encoding AbiJ-NTD4 domain-containing protein, with translation MSFSERMGLKPVKSLIQTQDIDPPLRNALWDALHIVVWSTFENRLDYGHVKKSNLQLLVYQLWHRFFHVPVDHSPKYFEDAVEFIREWYFKASWNECYDLIEFVILYAPDGIEASLQRFANRVLEEHLSGYRIIEGCITPITAPEELESIEQALGSRQLNAGAVRHFKAALQMLSDRAAPDHRNSIKESISALESLCKELTGDSSATLGQTLKPLEDKGVIHPALRSALAKLYGYTSDSGGIRHAMLEEPSLTFADSKFMLVACTAFANYLIEKSRT, from the coding sequence ATGTCGTTTTCTGAACGAATGGGTCTAAAGCCAGTCAAGAGCCTGATCCAGACTCAGGATATAGATCCACCGCTGCGTAACGCTCTTTGGGACGCACTGCACATCGTTGTCTGGTCGACATTCGAGAACCGACTCGATTACGGGCACGTAAAGAAGTCAAATCTCCAGCTGCTTGTCTATCAGCTTTGGCACAGGTTCTTCCACGTGCCAGTCGATCACTCGCCAAAGTACTTCGAAGACGCGGTCGAGTTCATCAGGGAGTGGTACTTCAAGGCAAGCTGGAATGAGTGCTACGACCTTATTGAGTTCGTCATTTTGTACGCTCCGGACGGTATTGAAGCATCACTTCAGAGGTTCGCCAATCGCGTGCTTGAGGAGCACCTTTCGGGATATCGGATTATTGAAGGGTGCATCACACCAATAACTGCGCCCGAGGAGCTAGAGAGCATTGAGCAAGCATTAGGCAGTCGTCAGCTCAATGCCGGCGCGGTCAGACACTTCAAAGCTGCACTCCAGATGTTGTCTGATCGGGCTGCCCCTGATCACCGCAACTCAATTAAAGAGTCCATCAGCGCACTCGAGTCGCTTTGCAAGGAACTCACTGGAGACTCATCTGCCACATTGGGTCAAACGCTTAAGCCACTTGAAGACAAGGGTGTGATTCACCCCGCCTTACGTTCGGCGCTGGCTAAGCTTTACGGCTACACCTCGGACTCTGGGGGAATCAGGCATGCAATGCTCGAAGAACCGTCGCTCACGTTCGCGGACTCCAAGTTCATGCTGGTTGCGTGTACAGCCTTTGCGAACTACCTAATCGAGAAATCGAGGACATAG
- a CDS encoding SymE family type I addiction module toxin, protein MHPPSSRPAPARKRATRKATCCPNWTIVDSELIPMLTPEQIAAADAADLARQQRAPRRTRPPQHCTVGCGHAANGKRMPALRLAGRWMEELGFAIGKKLHVRVRDGELVVSLVGKD, encoded by the coding sequence ATGCATCCACCGTCATCCCGTCCCGCCCCTGCGCGCAAGCGTGCCACGCGCAAGGCAACCTGCTGCCCGAACTGGACCATCGTCGATTCCGAGCTAATTCCCATGCTGACGCCCGAACAGATCGCCGCAGCCGACGCTGCCGATCTCGCCCGCCAGCAACGCGCCCCGCGCCGTACGCGACCGCCGCAGCACTGCACCGTGGGCTGCGGCCATGCCGCCAACGGCAAGCGCATGCCCGCATTGCGCCTGGCCGGCCGCTGGATGGAAGAACTGGGCTTCGCTATCGGCAAGAAATTGCACGTGCGCGTGCGCGACGGCGAACTGGTGGTGAGCTTGGTCGGCAAGGACTGA
- a CDS encoding Dabb family protein — translation MTDRTRRDLIIAATALASGVVAASSRAATPTSANKAAFPPVVHHVFFWLKNPDSKEDLAKLLAGLRTLAGIDTVRGIHIGVPAETEQRGVVDGSYSASELLFFDDVAGQNAYQVHPVHKQFVAECEHLWQRVVVYDVKAAAP, via the coding sequence ATGACCGATCGCACGCGCCGAGATCTCATCATTGCCGCCACCGCGTTGGCTTCCGGCGTGGTGGCCGCCAGCTCCCGCGCGGCCACGCCCACGTCGGCCAACAAGGCGGCGTTCCCGCCGGTCGTGCACCACGTGTTCTTCTGGCTGAAGAACCCGGATTCCAAAGAGGATCTAGCCAAGCTGCTAGCCGGTTTGCGAACGTTGGCCGGCATCGACACTGTACGCGGTATCCACATCGGCGTGCCGGCGGAGACCGAGCAGCGCGGCGTCGTCGATGGCAGCTACAGCGCCTCGGAACTCCTGTTCTTCGACGATGTGGCCGGACAGAACGCCTATCAGGTCCATCCCGTTCACAAGCAGTTCGTCGCCGAGTGCGAGCACCTGTGGCAACGCGTGGTCGTGTATGACGTCAAGGCCGCCGCGCCGTAG
- a CDS encoding DUF4431 domain-containing protein: protein MLERVTFAGPPNYESVQSGDAPETYFVLRLSAPVCVLDSDQSVISTSRLQLFLESGQYDLFRPQLGKRITLPGELWPAETGHHHTPLMFTPARDKISAHNSSKSTPLRSAA from the coding sequence GTGCTCGAGCGCGTCACGTTCGCAGGCCCGCCCAACTACGAAAGCGTGCAGAGCGGCGACGCGCCGGAAACCTATTTCGTCCTGAGATTGTCGGCGCCGGTATGCGTGCTCGATTCCGATCAAAGCGTCATCTCGACCAGCCGGCTGCAACTCTTCCTGGAATCCGGACAATACGATCTATTCCGGCCTCAGCTCGGCAAGCGCATCACGCTACCGGGCGAACTGTGGCCGGCCGAAACCGGGCATCACCATACACCGCTCATGTTCACGCCGGCGCGCGATAAGATAAGCGCTCACAATTCGTCCAAGTCGACGCCGCTTCGTAGCGCGGCTTAA
- a CDS encoding VOC family protein encodes MSTSQPIHALTVIYARNIERVADFYRNTLSLALVEQGDAFVVLGNPHYEIAVVRMAGDRAHAPESLSLHVRTETPLKGSFLVESLEHARSAAEASGGAFKPIASAWRWREQLHLDGHDPEGNVVQVRARAA; translated from the coding sequence ATGAGCACCTCCCAGCCCATCCACGCCCTCACCGTGATCTACGCCAGGAACATCGAGCGGGTCGCCGACTTCTACAGGAACACGCTCTCGCTCGCGCTTGTGGAGCAGGGCGATGCGTTCGTGGTGCTGGGGAACCCCCATTACGAGATCGCGGTGGTCCGCATGGCCGGCGACAGGGCGCACGCTCCCGAATCCCTGTCGCTCCACGTCAGAACCGAGACGCCGCTCAAGGGCTCGTTCCTGGTGGAGAGCCTGGAGCATGCCCGGTCCGCCGCGGAGGCGTCGGGCGGCGCCTTCAAGCCGATCGCGTCCGCGTGGCGCTGGCGCGAGCAGCTCCACCTGGATGGGCATGACCCGGAAGGCAACGTCGTGCAGGTGCGTGCCCGCGCGGCCTGA
- a CDS encoding type II toxin-antitoxin system Phd/YefM family antitoxin, which yields MRTELVTTLKRQATELLADIERDKQPILITQHGLPSAYLVDVESYQLMQQRMAVLEGIARGEQAIAEGRVASHAQAKKRLARWLK from the coding sequence ATGCGCACCGAACTCGTCACGACTCTCAAACGCCAGGCCACCGAGCTCCTCGCGGACATCGAGCGGGACAAGCAGCCCATCCTGATCACCCAGCACGGTCTGCCCAGTGCCTATCTGGTGGACGTGGAGAGCTACCAGCTCATGCAGCAGCGCATGGCCGTGCTCGAAGGCATTGCCCGGGGCGAACAGGCGATCGCCGAAGGGCGCGTGGCGAGCCATGCCCAAGCGAAGAAACGCCTGGCCAGATGGCTGAAATAG
- a CDS encoding type II toxin-antitoxin system RelE/ParE family toxin — MAEIVWSEPALGDLDAIADYIALEDPIAASEFVKRVLAHVGQLVDHPESGSRPPELGRSRYRQIVEPPCRVFYRFDGHKVFMLHVMRSERILRKARLAPAAKQGK; from the coding sequence ATGGCTGAAATAGTCTGGTCGGAGCCGGCACTTGGCGACCTGGACGCGATCGCCGACTACATCGCACTGGAGGACCCGATCGCCGCGTCCGAGTTCGTCAAGCGTGTGTTGGCGCATGTCGGGCAATTGGTGGACCATCCGGAGAGCGGTAGCCGCCCACCGGAACTGGGACGCTCGCGTTATCGTCAGATCGTCGAGCCACCTTGTCGCGTCTTCTACCGCTTCGATGGGCATAAGGTGTTTATGCTGCATGTCATGCGGTCGGAGCGGATACTGCGCAAGGCGCGGCTCGCACCCGCGGCCAAACAGGGGAAGTGA